One segment of Neodiprion fabricii isolate iyNeoFabr1 chromosome 1, iyNeoFabr1.1, whole genome shotgun sequence DNA contains the following:
- the LOC124174998 gene encoding 2-amino-3-ketobutyrate coenzyme A ligase, mitochondrial, producing the protein MYEGQLLCVLTGVLLIICTFSIQYLQISYHSIIPPAAKTAMISFIQSYNMRIIFKQPPWAKCHLRSSMSSLAAVLQPELESIKSAGTWKSERVITSPQSMKIRVGNGKEVLNFCANNYLGLSNNEEVVAAAKLALDKYGAGLSSVRFICGTQEIHKELEDKLSAFHKRQDTILYASCFDANAGIFETLLTADDAVISDELNHASIIDGIRLCKATRYRYKHRDMADLEEKLKQSASSRLKLIATDGIFSMDGTVAPLPKITELAKKYNALTFVDDCHATGFFGKTGRGTEEYFDLLPSIDIINSTLGKALGGAAGGYTTGPKELVDLLRQRSRPYLFSNSLPPPVVATGIKVLDLISDSTKFLERVSSNTEHFRSAMTSAGFTLSGDGHPICPVMLGDAKLASAFAERMLNKGIYVIGFSYPVVPKGKARIRVQISAAHTTEDIERAVDAFIQIGKELKVIS; encoded by the exons ATGTATGAAGGTCAACTACTTTGCGTTTTGACTGGAGTTTTGTTAATCATATGTACTTTCTCCATCCAATATCTACAGATATCTTACCACAGCATAATTCCACCAGCAGCCAAGACTGCAATGATCAGTTTTATCCAAAGCTACAATATgcgaataatatttaaacaac CTCCATGGGCAAAATGTCATCTACGATCTAGCATGAGTTCTTTGGCAGCAGTTCTACAGCCAGAATTAGAATCaattaaaagtgctggaacaTGGAAATCAGAACGAGTAATTACCTCACCACAGAGCATGAAGATTCGAGTTGGGAATGGAAAGGAAGTTTTGAATTTCTGCGCGAATAACTACTTGGGATTATCT AATAACGAAGAAGTAGTTGCAGCTGCTAAACTAGCTTTGGATAAATATGGAGCTGGTTTAAGTTCGGTAAGATTCATTTGCGGTACTCAAGAAATCCACAAAGAATTGGAAGATAAGTTATCAGCTTTTCACAAGAGACAAGATACAATTTTGTATGCGTCTTGCTTTGATGCAAATGCTgggatttttgaaactttattAACAGCAGACGATGCTGTAATAAGTGACGAATTGAATCATGCGTCAATCATTGATGGGATTCGACTTTGCAAAGCGACAAGATACAG GTATAAACATAGAGATATGGCAGACCTGGaagaaaagttaaaacaaAGTGCCTCGTCGCGATTAAAACTGATCGCTACCGatggaatattttcaatggaTGGCACAGTTGCACCATTACCCAAAATTACTGAATTGGCGAAGAAATACAATGCCTTGACATTTGTCGATGATTGTCACGCGACAggattttttggaaaaactgGAAG agGAACGGAAGAGTATTTCGACCTACTTCCAAGCATTGACATAATAAATTCAACACTCGGAAAAGCCCTCGGCGGGGCAGCTGGTGGATACACTACTGGACCAAAAGAGCTCGTTGATTTGTTAAGACAGCGTAGCAGACCATATTTGTTTTCTAATTCACTGCCGCCACCCGTCGTTGCTACAGGAATCAAG GTTCTTGACCTCATCTCTGATAGCACGAAATTTCTAGAACGTGTTTCTAGCAACACTGAACATTTTAGAAGCGCTATGACTTCTGCAGGATTCACTTTAAGTGGAGATGGACATCCGATTTGCCCAGTAATGCTTGGAGATGCAAAGCTGGCTTCAGCTTTTGCGGAACGAATGCtta ATAAAGGCATTTACGTGATTGGGTTCAGTTATCCCGTAGTACCAAAAGGCAAAGCAAGAATACGTGTTCAGATTAGCGCAGCTCACACAACAGAAGACATCGAGAGGGCGGTGGATGCTTTTATACAAATAGGAAAAGAACTTAAAGTCAtatcgtaa
- the LOC124175001 gene encoding uncharacterized protein LOC124175001: MLDLFSVNLQTTFACRKMTIKWTERATVKLVILYGRHECLWNPFLPEFNKQLCCYQAYKEIVRCMNVPGLTVCDCVKRISFVKKQYCFELSKISAAISRGTFYKPKANWFEIMHELLFPYIQSESNNYNDDSRKDCDCSQDEEGDGDGDGCDNENPVIDECECPPCECPPSENFEQDRASYSKKETYLDLPHKKHHRSKSRASKTRGSSKSPICSTRRNCVERNSASDLERSRPLPKFNKHGRSCTQTDNATNTRKTMCDKGNDVIRSMSTTKCAQVSKRCIDAGNRTSSLYISQSGVQTERKSTANTYTNCEHAEKAQCTMNDEFTLDDVCIDSAEGSGKKCNQYDEFDMFGKSVACQLRSLSLESAINLEKRIQDMMTEERLCCMKDNVAAKTGSKDCTCTCNECKECCSLEKDQTCACGVPVSKCLPLFPMKPSQCYGFGCN; the protein is encoded by the exons ATGTTGGATTTATTTTCAGTTAACTTACAGACGACATTTGCATGTAGAAAAATGACGATTAAATGGACAGAACGTGCAACGGTAAAACTGGTGATTCTTTACGGAAGACACGAATGCCTGTGGAATCCGTTTCTTCCAGAATTCAACAAGCAGCTTTGTTGTTATCAAGCTTACAAGGAAATTGTTCGGTGTATGAATGTACCTGGGTTAACTGTATGCGATTGCGTCAAACGCATATCgtttgtgaaaaaacaatattgTTTTGAGCTTTCAAAAATTAGCGCTGCCATATCACGCGGCACTTTTTATAAGCCTAAAGCTAATTGGTTTGAAATTATGCATGAACTGCTATTTCCATACATTCAATCAGAGTCCAACAATTACAACGATGATTCTAGAAAG GATTGTGATTGTTCGCAAGACGAAGAAGGAGATGGTGATGGTGACGGATGCGATAACGAAAACCCAGTGATTGACGAATGTGAATGCCCACCATGTGAATGTCCACCTTCTGAAAACTTTGAACAAGATCGCGCATCTTACTCAAAGAAGGAAACATATTTGGATCTTCCTCACAAGAAACATCACCGTTCCAAGTCTCGTGCATCTAAAACTCGTGGTTCCTCCAAGTCACCAATATGCTCTACACGAAGAAATTGCGTAGAACGAAATTCTGCGTCAGATCTAGAGAGATCAAGACCGCTACCAAAATTTAACAAGCACGGTAGATCGTGCACACAAACTGACAACGCCACAAACACAAGAAAGACTATGTGCGATAAAGGAAACGATGTTATACGATCTATGAGCACGACAAAATGCGCCCAAGTATCAAAAAGATGTATAGATGCCGGCAACAGAACAAGCTCACTTTACATTAGTCAATCTGGCGTTCAAACTGAACGAAAATCTACAGCAAATACTTACACGAATTGCGAACACGCAGAAAAGGCGCAATGCACAATG AATGATGAATTTACGCTGGACGATGTCTGCATAGATTCCGCAGAAGGAAGTGGAAAGAAGTGTAACCAGTATGACGAATTTGACATGTTCGGGAAGAGTGTCGCTTGTCAGTTGCGTAGTCTCAGCTTAG AATCGGCTATCAATTTGGAGAAACGCATACAAGATATGATGACCGAAGAGCGACTATGCTGTATGAAAGACAACGTAGCTGCAAAAACTGGTAGCAAAGATTGCACCTGCACTTGCAACGAATGCAAAGAATGTTGTTCTTTGGAAAAAGATCAAACTTGCGCATGCGGCGTACCGGTCAGCAAATGTTTGCCTTTATTTCCAATGAAACCCAGCCAATGTTACGGATTTGGATGTAAttaa
- the LOC124174980 gene encoding uncharacterized protein LOC124174980 — protein MSQMLCEVINDEETFSKTPVKFAPCAGTKSKRTKHTPTFNKHGQFISQDNYERNVESISKKNDNNASVLSEEELEDSGFEEPKAQQRNANFQSELKLVDDENDQHNVYVSCGWETEKSPTEMHSRTYELNNCKESRTKIQPETERTVTVNSSKLADENFIDETNSPPFYGKKVNYSSRKPQIQETDVIQSQKNLETNEDPPNPSQNYSGKCISTRQKNFDNTKNTTYQDNIKAVKLPDDILSKEINYVRCPQSKKEFGNNIATHPSNVGHNTQSYYLEHIQPNFEINRTSHHINEPTPSMVRYRDAFNQQSKRAPEFFDDIIGNDNVSPTRYNACVQEFGGVRPAVLPIAPEEDKYEICPRFTIIIPNSDEEDQHLEIIGYEVRAINRQLSKYMLCPHSESEKKAMSTVECLCKTDTHAACRNVNIDSARHSNIIKLDINHGRSKHNHAKKRFRNSGTAFERQFEDDSEHQDTTKIGVQHKPSTSKGAQTDTSYENQIIQTIPDVQTGQSNRSKSVNNKDVSLMTTSLHYKDARLPTPYRNEPPIDQNSYAVNDDQVSGKPSCCAARPDIKNSSLPEESFNNTRILLNVIVKILEADSTQEVPINLQRTLNTMLDTFQQITTLPPAEVGYPKSNVNELEDAMHYDNTTDSTQYRFLPLNKPFKSQQVENKNSRESPAKIVKLDDSTENLRPQSPIERPVCLSDISEDETTMYLLPGEVNNAVNKDTSGNEQNPAVVTQKNQSTNETDTRLTQINEPSNEKNTRNALQSRLPDHSNVSNSISDPILDYTSEFGGNETIPSSSRNVSESLPASQLTKDFLDVVKYTIMMDQMLQPKENGNNECCKQPEKSTDSGHLRK, from the exons ATGTCTCAAATGCTATGCGAAGTGATAAATGATGAGGAAACGTTCAGTAAAACTCCAGTCAAATTCGCTCCTTGTGCTGGGACAAAGAGCAAGCGCACCAAACACACTCCAACATTCAATAAGCATGGACAATTTATCTCACAAGATAACTATGAAAGAAATGTTGAAAGCATATCCAAAAAGAATGATAACAATGCCTCAGTTCTATCTGAAGAAGAGCTAGAAGACTCAG gCTTCGAAGAACCAAAAGCACAACAACGAAATGCTAATTTCCAGAGTGAATTGAAACTGGTCGACGATGAAAATGATCAGCATAACGTATATGTGTCCTGTGGTTGGGAAACAGAGAAAAGTCCGACCGAGATGCACAGTAGAACATATGAACTTAATAATTGTAAAGAGAGCAGGACCAAAATTCAACCTGAAACTGAAAGAACTGTTACAGTAAATTCATCAAAACTtgctgatgaaaatttcattgacGAGACAAATTCTCCACCATTTTACGGCAAGAAAGTTAATTATTCAAGTAGGAAACCTCAAATACAGGAAACGGATGTTATTCAATCTCAAAAAAACCTTGAAACAAATGAAGATCCTCCTAACCCGTCGCAAAACTACAGCGGAAAATGCATTTCTActcgacaaaaaaattttgataacacAAAAAATACGACCTATCAAGATAATATCAAAGCAGTAAAATTACCAGACGATATTTTAtcgaaagaaattaattatgtTCGTTGTCctcaaagtaaaaaagaatttgGAAACAATATTGCAACGCATCCAAGTAACGTTGGCCATAATACTCAAAGCTACTATTTGGAACACATCCAGcccaattttgaaataaatcgaactAGCCATCATATCAATGAACCTACACCAAGTATGGTTCGCTACCGTGACGCATTCAATCAGCAGTCAAAGAGAGCaccagaatttttcgatgACATAATTGGGAACGATAACGTGTCTCCTACCAGGTACAATGCATGCGTTCAGGAATTCGGCGGAGTTAGGCCTGCAGTATTACCAATCGCACCTGAAGAAGATAAATACGAAATCTGCCCACGATTCACAATCATTATCCCAAATTCGGATGAGGAGGATCAACATCTAGAAATTATTGGATACGAAGTTCGTGCCATCAATCGACAACTATCGAAGTATATGTTGTGCCCACATTccgagagtgaaaaaaaagcaatgaGCACTGTTGAATGCTTATGTAAAACTGATACACATGCAGCATGTAGAAATGTAAATATAGATTCGGCAAGACATAgcaatattattaaattggACATAAACCATGGTCGTTCCAAGCACAATCATGCAAAGAAACGGTTTCGTAACTCAGGGACTGCCTTCGAAAGACAATTCGAAGATGACTCTGAGCATCAAGATACGACGAAAATCGGAGTGCAGCATAAACCGTCTACCAGCAAGGGTGCGCAGACTGACACATCTtatgaaaatcaaataatcCAGACGATACCAGATGTACAAACAGGGCAATCGAATCGTTCGAAATCTGTTAATAACAAAGACGTTTCCTTGATGACTACATCACTACACTATAAAGATGCACGCCTTCCAACTCCATACAGAAATGAGCCTCCGATAGATCAAAACTCATATGCAGTGAATGATGATCAAGTAAGCGGAAAACCATCGTGCTGTGCAGCACGCCCAGATATTAAGAATAGCTCATTGCCAGAAGAGAGTTTTAATAATACGAGGATACTACTCAatgttattgtaaaaatattggaaGCCGATAGCACACAGGAAGTACCAATAAATTTGCAAAGAACTTTGAATACGATGCTTGATACCTTTCAACAAATAACAACACTTCCACCAGCCGAAGTGGGATACCCCAAGAGTAATGTTAATGAATTAGAAGATGCTATGCATTATGATAATACGACGGACAGCACCCAGTATAGATTTCTTCCTTTAAACAAACCTTTTAAGAGTCAACaggtggaaaacaaaaattcacgaG AGTCACCTGCCAAGATAGTGAAGCTTGATGATTCGACTGAAAATTTAAGGCCACAGTCTCCTATTGAAAGACCTGTTTGTCTCAGCGATATATCGGAAGACGAAACAACTATGTATCTTCTTCCAGGAGAGGTCAATAATGCAGTAAATAAAGATACTAGTGGAAACGAACAAAACCCTGCAGTTGTAACTCAAAAAAACCAATCAACCAATGAAACAGATACTAGATTAACTCAAATAAATGAAccatcaaatgaaaaaaatactaggAACGCTTTACAGAGTAGACTTCCAGATCATTCAAATGTATCGAACTCCATATCCGATCCAATTTTGGATTATACAAGTGAATTTGGTGGAAATGAAACCATTCCGTCGTCATCCCGGAACGTCAGCGAGAGTCTACCTGCAAGTCAACTAACAAAAGATTTCTTAGATGTTGTGAAATATACAATAATGATGGATCAAATGCTACAACCTAAGGAAAATG GAAACAACGAATGCTGCAAACAACCAGAAAAATCAACGGATTCAGGACATTT ACGAAAATGA